The Chroicocephalus ridibundus chromosome 4, bChrRid1.1, whole genome shotgun sequence genome contains the following window.
ttcacttgttttttctgGGTCACACTACCTGAATTTGTGGAGACACACATGTCCCATGGGCAGGACTTGCGTGAGCTGGTGTGTTGTGGCAAGAGACACGTTCAAACCAGTGGGACCTGGAGTTATATGGTGCCTCGGCAGATGAGGCATTCATGTGTGTGGACTCAGCAATGCCTCTCCTGAACAAGGAGAGTGCAAGCTGAGTCGTTTTATTCAAAAGAACAGTACACTCCTGACAGCCTGTGTTACTTCGAAAGAGTCTGGCAGGAACAGGGCCTTGCTGATAGTGATGCCTTTGAGAAAGACACCTGattacagaggaaaaatgagaaatttgtGTCCGTTTAATTAATGAACCTTTTCAACTTTCTTGGGATTTCATCCCAGTTCCTAACTCCAGGCACGCTGGCAGTTTGGCACAAAGCACCTGCTGGCTCTGAGCTGTGTAGGAGGCAGCTCATTGCAAACCCTGCCCTGTGCAGCTGGAGCCTTCTGCTCCTTGGTGGgtcagggcagcaggagcagccccccgAGCTGCAGGGTGCCCTCTGCCCCGACTCTGACCCAAGCAGTTAGTGCTTAAGCACTTTCTGGGAAACGCAGCAAAAGATGCTTCAGTGagacataaattattttaacataagCCTTGCGCAAAAAGTGCCTCTTCCTTCCTGCCACCTTAGTCCTAGTAAAAACTGCTTCGTCTCGCTCCAGAGCCCTGAGTTACGCACAGCACACGTAAAACACTCCTCTATGTTCAGGAGCTCACTGTGTGTGGTCCCTGAGCACGTGGGTGGCCTGGCAGTGCCAGGAGGTTTGGAGGTGACCAGAGGAATCACCCTGGCTGACAGGCATGCACAAACCCTGCGGCAGCCGCAGTACCGCAGCATGAAGCGATTCCAGGTACCATTTTTCTATTGCACTCTGTTACAAATAGTAACACGCAGTATGCAGGAACATATTTTTGGCCAAAACTTAACTTACCATGGGTGAAGTGCCAAGTCGAGACAAGCAAACCATGTCACACAGGGTTGCAGAGTTTGACAACCCTTTTCTAACAAAAGTTTAAAGccaaatgaaatatattaaacTGTTCAATTTACTATAACTCCCATGACGATTGTTGCTTTATAATTTATCGTTTTTAACATTCATTTTGCATCATACATCCCTATCATATGTAAGCCAATGGTAattatatatagtgtatatatatagtatataaaagtataaataaaataaaatattcaacaAGATCTAAATGAGACTCAAAACCCAGCAAAAGTAACAACTCTAAGACAGACTGTCATGGAATAATACATGAATGTAGAATGCTGGTATTAATTAGTAAATACAAGCTGTTCAGGAGCAGCAGTGGTGTCTGTCATCCTGACGTGTTTTTGGATCATACGTGATCTCAGCGTGCAAGGAAACCAAACGTCAGCTGCCAAAGCCTCAGTTTACTGGCTCCTAGTTACTGTTTTTGGGAGAAAGTCTTGCTTTTTTAGCACTGGTCTGTGAGGCAGGGCTGGGTAGTTCTAGTTTGCAGTAGTTATCTCCAAGTATTCTAGTCCCacatatttttagtattttaagaAGGATAGAGCTTcttattttgatataaaaatatattggtgTTTAAAAAAGTGGGCTCCTTAACTTGTGGTGAAATTGAATCTCTTCAAAATCCTCTTTACGCTGGTAATTTTACTGTGATGCAGAAGAGGTTGGTGTATGGGAGAACTGGAGTCCTGTATGCTAAAGAAGCAGCTGCAAACAAGCTCttcctggaggaaaaggaaaccatttttaattttttttttctttgacttgaaACAGTTATTTGAATGATAACACGTACAGAACATTCATCAATAGTACTCAGCAGCCCATCTCCAGCTTCACTCGGCCGACGCCGGTGCCGGGCTGCCCTCTAGCGAGAGCAGCCGCCCTGGCACGGACGGGCTCCTGCAACCGGCCTCCCAAAAAccctgctgcttgctttcttttcgtTTTAAAACCCGGCTTTTAAATCATTGAcgttttctgaaaacattttgggaTTATTATTTCCGTCTGATTTCTGTGCTACTAAGACACATTTGGATTATGTTTCCGAGCGTTTTCTTATTTCCTTCACACACAGAAAAGCCAGTCTTTTTTATTCACCCTGAAGTGGTACCTGCAATTCCAGATGACAAGGAGCTGGGACTGTCAGGAAATAATGAACCTTCAGCTGAAAACAATAGTTTATCAGCTAGGGGGGGCACATCCCATCCTAATCCATGAGTTAAAGACAAGCTgataaagcagaaaaacttacggaaaagaaacatttgtggGATACAGGGTAGATCAAAAGATGACACCCATTAACCAACCACAGCCGTCTAAAATCCATCAGCCAAACCTGTAATTCAAGAGTTTGGGCTCCCACACACAACACTTACAAACTTTCCCCTAGCAAACCTACACTGACATGAAATGAACATTCAGGCTACTGGTATCAAATACTCTGTCACCCACCTGGCTGGGTGGCAGTTCTCACTCTGCCcgcccaccaccacccccccagacATGACCCTTTCCTAGAATGGTTTTTCCAGGGAACCATGAGCACCGAAATCCTGGAAACGACTTGCACATGGCACAGCAGCACCGCCCCGACGCTGCACAGCCAGAGCTAGGAGGAAGCAGGGTATGCAGGGCACAGTCAGCCCTAAAAATGCTGGCACGCAGCGTCCCTGCACTCCCTGCCAGGCCAAAAGGAGATGGGGGCCGGAGGAGGCACAGGCAGCAGCGGAGGGGCGGTGAGAcacaggcaggaggtgggggggacagccgagggacctgcacaggctggcTGCACCCTGCTTCAGCATAaccctggggaagggggtggaaaTTGGCAGCTTGATATCTGGATGGAGGAAATCACATCAGagggttttaaatggaaattattttcaccAGTACAAATGTCCCTAGGGACTAAATTCAGCTGCTAATACAATTTGGCCAAGAGGAATAAACTATATTGACCTTGAGAGCTCAAACACTTGTTGAGACAGTCTATCTAGAGAATTATGGTATTTATTTCTTGTATCAATGACAACCAGCAAAAGCATAACAGTGATTATAATCCAGTCACTTTTTACACGCATCAGTTAACTTCATACACTTCTGCTCATCTCTTACTTCAGTTCATAAttatgctcttttaaaaaaaaaacgctGATTTTCTATTCTTGTGTCACACAAGTATCTTTAATTACCATCTTTGGTCACTCTGCATCTCAAGGTTTAGCTTTCCGTGACTCTGAATATAAAGCTCCTTCTCTAATTGCTCCCAGATTCACTCAACTTTCCCCAAGACACTGCTACCACCTAGCCTGGCCGGCacaagtttttttccccattactgTAATTCAACAGTACTTACAGGTACAGCAATATGGCCCCCTAGTGCACACAGTTAGATTGCTTCCTTGTTGGGTTTTTGCAtaggtattattattattgagcaaaaaataaagccataTATATCTAATAGAATACGAAATTCCAAATTTGGCACCTATAACTTGGTATTAATAATAAGTATTAGGGATTTATATCACTATAAGCCTATTCCAAAGTGATTTACTTGAAGTAAAATGCTTCAAAAGCCTAAGCACTAAAACAGGCAGAGCAGGTGATGTTGCACATTCAGAAACATGCATTATAATTATTTGGTTTGCATACTCCACTTCTTTTATACTCACATTTTACCCATCTTTCCTCATTTCTCCGGGCCTTCTCTTTCTTACCTACAAACTGTCTTTGcatactctctggtttctctatttctttgcctattctttttcatgtttatttgatGGGAATCTCGACTCGTGATGTGGAGCCTTCTTGCTGGGACACACACTAACATGCTGATCTCCCTCCCTCAGACTTTATATCTGAAGATAAATTGGGAAATGAAGATGTAGAGCTGTTGGAAGAGACTGGCTTCCCCAGGCACCAGTTTAGCCTGGATCATTGGATTTACAATACCAGCACCGCCAACACTGATTTGACTATTAATCCCTGAAGTGCCCTAGGAATTGCAGCATAAATCCAGTGAAGGAGCACTCATATGGCCCTGAAGACCCATAGTGCTTATGCTGGTACTCCATTCATGAAAATTGATCTTTTCTTAGTAGCAATGACAACTCAAGGAGTCCATGCTTTGTAAAACCAAGAGATCTGCTTGCTGTGGCAACGTACTTAACTGCCAGGAGGGCTGTGATACAAACCCACAGGTGCTCACGCTTAATGCTCTGCAGAGACCGGCCCTTTCTTCTTTACACACATACAGAGAGATCTACAATATTATTCCCTGTTAGAGACCACTTTAGTGCCTTTGTGCTCCACAGCAGCACTCAACAAAATCATCCTGTTTCCTATACCCTGTCTCAGTAACTTGTTCCCTAAGTATCCTTTACCAAGCAGTGCTTAATTATCTGCTGAGACAATATCCCCCTGTGACGAGAATATAAACCTCTTCTGTATTTGGAGAACCATCATGTCTGAGCAGAGGGCAGCATGAATTGGGACTAAAGCTGGCAAGGAAAAGGAACTGGCACTCTGGTTTCAAAGTACGTCCCTGTTGTACAGCAAGAGGCTGTCCTATCCCAGGAGGAGAGAGGCAACAACATATCAGAGGAGGTAAACCCCACAGCGAGCGgcatcttcctgatttttttactttgattGCTAGAAACACGGGGatagattttaaagaaagatcTCACGTTCTGGGGTGTGTGAGTACCGGCACAGTACAGTAGCATTTGACACGCTGTTAGCTACTGGGAATAGCTGAATGAGGGCATGCAAGAGCCAGGTACCTGCAGTGGTAGTGAGGGCTATGGCTGGAAAGGCGttgaaggacaggctgggactaGGAAAAAAAACGCTCTCTCCTACCAAGAGAAGTGGGACGGGAAGAACTTTGGCAGGGGGCAGAGAGGGTCTGCACCTGCCCAGAGCCTGGGAAGCTTGGGCAGTGGCTGGCTCCAGCACTGCATTTGTAAATGCTGGGTGATGGGGCAACTAAAGAAGGTGAGCGGGGCTGCAGGATGGAAAGGTGGAAATGAATGTCCCAGCATCTCTGGTGGGAGCAACTGCAGGATGAGGCAGAAGCGAGGGTTGATATGCCCAGGCTGCCCATCACAACAAGCATCCAGATTCTAAAGCAACACTGTTACTGTGGGAAGGACGCTAACAAATCACCACTTGAACAACAGACTTGTCTGCTCCAAGTGTACATGATCACACTGAAGTGGTGGATAATTAGAGAAAATGAGGTGGCCTGTGCTACAGAAGGTATGATGACATCTGGCACTCAACTTACTCTCACAAGTCAGAAAATTTGTTAGTATAAAAGAGATAAATAATAGCCAGATTTCATTTTCTATGACTGTTTCCTTGATTCTGGCTAGAAATGTTAGTTTTGCATCCTGATCTCTGCTGAAATAAACCTGTGACTTGTGTAATAATAGCAACGTAACTGACATTAGTTGAAGGCATTGAATGGTCCCTAGCTAGCCTAATCTAAATGGCTAATCTAACAATCTACCCTGGCCACAGCTTCCCCCTTTGTAGAGCCTCATGGTTGCAATAAGCAATATCACTTCCGTTTTATGTTCTTTTCTACGCTTTTTGGTCTTAGCGATGGCTTCCCTCTAAACCAGGGTCTACCACGGTTTGTGATTTATGAGGGAGACTGAGCTCTTTGGGATCCTTGAGTGTGCAGACCCTGGTGCCAGCCACGCCAGGCAACAACCCATAAATGCTGGTATATGGAGGGAGGCTCCTCTGCCCAGGACGCACAGGGCTCTTGGTTCCCTCCAGCAGGCAGCCTCTGAAATTTGAGGTTAAGGCTGGGATTTACTACCCTAACCAGCAGTGGGGGAGACGGTAACAAGATGGTCTGTCTTCTGATACGCTGAGTAGCGTAAACTCTctataaaagcctttttttttttttgcaagcagaatCTAACAATTCTCTTCAGCCTGACCTCCGCGGGGGCTCAGCAGCGTCCAGGCCCGAGCTCCGCTCGCGGGCAGGCCAGGCCACCGCGGCGCCACCCCCACGCCCTGAGGGGCCCCGCGAGCCTTACACGCGCCGGGCTGCGCCGCGAGGTTCGTTTAAGCACACGATAATTACAGAAAAAGGCCCGCTCGCCGTTCCTTCCCCGGGCCCCTCCCCACTCACACACCTGGGCTAGCGCACCGCCCCCGGGCGATGAAGGCGGCACGCgccggcgccccctggcggccagccctgggagccGCAGCGCTGCACCGGCGCACGTCGCCTCCGTGACGTCCGCCACCTGCGCCGGAagcgccggcggccgccgcgaTGGAGGGTGAGTGCCGGTGGGGGCGGGGGGCcgcggcgcggcggccccgcctgacgccctgccccgctctgccttGCAGGGGAGCTGTACCGCCGCCTGACGCCGAGGGAGACGGCGGGCTTGCGCCTCCAGGTACCGCCCACCGCGGAGGCCCTGCCCGGCGGGGCGTCCCGGGGGCAGCGCCGGCGGTTCCGTAGCGATTTCAGCCCTCGTCGCACGCAGCCGCACGGAACCTCCGTCTGCCAGCGCgggatatatgtgtgtgtgtgtgtgtgtgtgtgtctcgggGGGAGTGTCCGGCATCGGTTTCCCCCGTCCGATGAGATCAGGATTCAGACGCTCTAGCTTTGGCGTCTGAATGCGCCGTGTGGGACCGAACGCAAAAAATCGGCGTTTTCTCCCCAGTTTCGGCATTACCCAAAGCGATGTGAGAAAACCGTAGGCCCTCGCACGCACCAGGCCTCGGCCTGTCAACATTTACCATTTAGTATTACTTTTGTGCAGATCTCTCATTCCTGGGGTGCTTTTGTCAACTCGATAAAACTACTAGTCATCAGCAAGTTCTTAATTTAATTACaacttaatattttaaagtatcttttaCAATATCCCTAGCCTCAAGGATCAGAAGAGGCCAAAGCCTTTGTAAATGCCTTCCTGAAGCGCAGTATgccaaaaaagaaagatgaagctaTCCAGGATATACTAACTCGGAAAGCTGTAGTTCTTGAGCATTAttccaaaaaaaagacaaagcaaaagaggaagaaaacaaaaggttttaCTGCCAAGCAAAGGCGAGAAATGCGTCTTTTTGAAATTGAACCCGAACAACAAAGGTaagatcttaaaatatttcctttgtgtaGTAAAAGTAGGAAgtgtggaaaagcagcagcacgtACGTGTGGATACTAACTACTAACCCTGCAGCATGCAAACTCAGCCTGAGACTCTGTGGCATTTCACcataagaaaacaattattttgtctGTATAGTTGGAAAGTTCCGTTCTCTTTGTTACTGGTTCTCTTTCCTTTTGGGTAGCTAAATATAACAAGAAATCAAACCCAAGTACAATCAACCCGGATTTCAGTTTCTAAAGTTAGACTGTCTGTGACCAGAGAGTCTAAATTCTGCATCAGGTTCCTCCAACTAATGCATGTCAAGTAACGCCCCTGCTGTTACTAACATGAAATAAGTGGGGAGGTAACAGAATAGAAATGGTTTCGGTGTTAGCCATAGCCCAGTCCTCTAAAACACTGCACCACTTTGGGTTCATAGAGAGGAGCATACTTagtttgtgcctttttttataaagcaaaccTATTGTTTGGAGTGGCTTACCTCAAAGGTTAAGTTATGAGACCAGATTACAAAACTTATAAATGTTAGTCTGAACTCTGATGGTAAATATGGATTCCTTCAGTAATCAACAGATTTTTTTGATAATGAAGTTTTTGTATAATACTTTTTGACTTTTTACTGCAGATATGCCATCTTTCTACCATTACATGAACTCTGGAAACAGTACATCAGAGACCTATGTCATGGCCTTAAACCAGATGCGTAAgttgagatattttaaaattagtgttGTTTTGATTTAATAGATACTTGCAGGTTAACTGAGTTACTGATAGAAACATCACAGTGACTTGATAAGGATACGTACTATTTCTGTAACCTTTGACCACGATTTCAATAGCCACCATCACATTTTATAAACCTGACTTTCcatataattttctttccctcttccctgatCCCACCCTCTTCTTCAAGGCAACCACATATGGTTCAGGGCAAGCTGCTAAAAGCTGATCTCCATGGAGCTATTGTTAcaggtattcttttttttttcttttataaaagtcATCTGAAGTTCAGTAGACATTCCTATATTtcaggtgtttatttttaaattcctttcgGTGTTAACTCTGGAATCACATAGCTGAGATCATATGTTGATGGATTCGCTCTCTACTTATCAATGCTAATTACGTTTCAGCTGCTCTTAGAAATCATGTGAGTCAAAAAGATTAGCTGCAAGTTTTACCAGTGATTACTGTAATTGCATTATTTCAGAATATTgcaaaccagtttttaaaatcatgaaGCAACTGTAGAAGAGCAAATAAACTGACTGAATCTGAAATTTTCTAATAACCTACAtacttctgttctttcagtcacaAAATCAAAGTGCCCCTCTTACGTTGGGATTACAGGAATCGTTCTACAGGAATTTAAACACGTCTTCAAAATTATCACGAAAGAGGACAAATTAAAAGGTATATAAGATGATTTTTTCAATGCTTTTCACAACTTGAATAATGAGAAGTTTCTTCAAAACACTGTTCGTCTTACACCTCTGATAACATTGTTATatcagtgcttttctttctttgcatggAATGGCAGAAGTCAATGTCTTTCTAACGGCTACGTAACGGCTCAATATCTTACCAAGAAAGTATCTCATTAGAAatgggcaattaaaaaaaaaaaaagcatttccaatgAACCCAACATGATTATGCTTATGGCTCATTCACCTGATTCATATTAGATGTTCTCTGCAATACTTAATGCGTGCTCCTGGAAGAGGACTAGCTTTAGTAATTCCAATTTAAAATTTATaagttttggttatttttcttttctatgtctTCTTGCTAAAGCATAAAGACCTTGAAATGTGGCAGACCTCAAGTCTACGTGTGAATAATATACCCTGGTATATCAGTATATTTCATAACAGGGATTTACATTAGACCACTTTTgttaatttctttccatttgcattttcagTTGTTCCAAAACTTAACAATGTATTTAGCTTGGAGATTGATGGATTCATTTCCTACATCTATGGAAGCAAGTTCCAGCTTAGAGCAAGTGAGCGATCTGCAAAAAAGTTCAAGCTGAAAGGAACTATTGACCTATGATTTCATGGAAAATCGGAAATATTAAGATAAATGTCTGCTGTTTTCCTGCAGTTTAAAGGCCAGGTTTTCTGGCAGATTGAAAATGGAAGAGCtatgtgaaatatttctaaagtATTTCTTCTTACTGAAGAATGACTAGTATCTGTTGTCTTTAAAGCAGTCTCTCAGACTGTTGGAGCTTATTGTATCTGTTTCGTTATTTGTATATAACATTCTGGCTTTTATTAAACTTACATGATTAGTATTGGTTACCTGACTTCTGTTTCAATATATAATTATAAATTTGCACaatgaaaattgcattttgtAAGTCTGTGATAAATGTTATTGTTGCCGTCTGTATAAACTGAGCTTTATCTGCCTATAATATGCTCATAATGAGACTACAGGTGATGACAACTGCTCTTTTATAATCATTGTTCCTGGGCCAACGTCAACATCTTTGCCTGGTGCAAGCATATGCAAGTTGTTTCAGCCGATATGTTTTACCTTGAATAGCTCCTTCCCTGTGGTTAATAGTTGCAGATAACATGTATATGCATGAAAATATAAACATATCAAACATGTAATGCAGCCCTGCAAGCTGTTTGCTTACCAATAACATACTACTTTAATATTAAATCAGATATGTCTATATTAGTAAATACATATTGTCATGCCAGAGTGCAGGGAACACAACACATCATGTAACAGTGAAGCACTTGAAGCTAGAAATTCAAAGACGGAAATGACCCCCATTCAATCTTGTACTTAAATTACCCAAAAAATTGCTTTATGAATATTTAACCTCTTCATAGGGCTTTACTCTGGcctatttttgtatatatttagaCATGGTGTCTATGAtctatgctttaaaaatatacctTTATTCTGATTAAAATATACATGTTACACGCAATTTTAAAGAAGGCTGGCATAGACGGCACTTAGTTTTTATCACCTGTTTGTAAGCACTACATCAGTAGGACACAAGGAGTCAGGTAGTTTCATAGTGTACATCTTCTAAACTCACCAACCACCCTTTATACAACACCACTTGTGAGGAGGCTTCTGGTGTTTAAAACCTTTTATCTcctgttttcataattttttttactatatacTTCAAGGATCCTTTTTTGGCTGCACCGATTACAATCTCTCATCAGCAGGGTTGACTTGTTAGAGAGGTGGTAGTGACCTCTGTATTTAGATCACTTAACTTTTCTATTATAAAAGCACCTCTACGGTGTTTATAATATAAAGATAGCTTTCAGAAGCTTTCAATGTAAATAATGAAGTCTATTTCAGAGTCAAATGAAAGACCCATATCTAGGA
Protein-coding sequences here:
- the POP4 gene encoding ribonuclease P protein subunit p29: MEGELYRRLTPRETAGLRLQPQGSEEAKAFVNAFLKRSMPKKKDEAIQDILTRKAVVLEHYSKKKTKQKRKKTKGFTAKQRREMRLFEIEPEQQRYAIFLPLHELWKQYIRDLCHGLKPDAQPHMVQGKLLKADLHGAIVTVTKSKCPSYVGITGIVLQEFKHVFKIITKEDKLKVVPKLNNVFSLEIDGFISYIYGSKFQLRASERSAKKFKLKGTIDL